A single Mangrovimonas sp. YM274 DNA region contains:
- a CDS encoding glycosyl hydrolase, with amino-acid sequence MKTLAKLAMLTTIFWTLFNCSNDSDSDGDGDTLPKVSIAATNSTAEEPGTNSSFKLTLTGASSSATTVTLSINGSATNGEDYQTISNTATIPANTTSFTIPLTIIDDLETEGDETVEIEIIEVSSNAIIGNPNSATITISEIPEDFILQAQDTPNYMVNPNATAETVALFYNLKTLSRTKFIIGQQDAFSSFYNNNSGDSDIKKTTGSDPGLIGLDFMFITDDQNDGSSGNWFYQQEQQITSHAIEAYNKGMVVGFTWHLREPYEGEHFYTSEMTEFQKNNAFKSILPGGANHDYYKEKLNKVAEVANNMIGSDGKKVPFIFRPFHEFDGNWFWWGEAYCTAQEFKTAWQFTVTYLKDTLNVDNILFAFAPDNQFNSSVEYLSRYPGDAYVDILGMDNYGDFNNQGQGGVTAANNKLKIVSDLAKEKVKIAALTETGYFVTPGENNPISNFYSTNLYNAISENNNHVAYMMFWSNSENTYCTPVPGQSDVADFIEFTDKSKSTLESELPDMYSLP; translated from the coding sequence ATGAAAACACTTGCCAAATTAGCAATGCTAACCACTATCTTTTGGACGCTGTTCAATTGTTCAAACGATAGCGACTCCGATGGAGATGGAGACACCCTTCCAAAGGTGAGTATTGCCGCTACAAACAGCACCGCAGAGGAACCAGGCACCAACAGTTCTTTCAAACTAACACTTACGGGAGCCTCCAGTTCCGCCACCACGGTTACATTAAGCATCAACGGAAGCGCCACCAACGGAGAAGATTATCAAACCATTTCCAACACGGCAACCATTCCTGCAAACACTACAAGTTTCACCATTCCTTTAACCATAATCGACGATCTCGAAACCGAAGGCGATGAAACCGTAGAGATTGAAATTATAGAGGTGAGCAGCAATGCAATTATCGGCAATCCAAATTCGGCTACGATCACCATTTCGGAAATTCCAGAAGACTTTATTTTACAGGCACAGGATACCCCAAATTACATGGTCAATCCAAACGCCACGGCCGAAACTGTAGCCTTGTTCTACAACCTAAAGACATTATCCAGAACCAAATTCATTATTGGACAACAAGACGCTTTTAGCAGTTTTTACAATAACAATTCTGGAGATTCGGATATCAAGAAAACTACAGGAAGTGACCCTGGATTAATTGGATTGGATTTTATGTTTATTACAGACGACCAAAACGATGGCTCCTCTGGAAATTGGTTTTACCAACAAGAACAGCAAATAACTTCACACGCCATTGAAGCCTACAACAAAGGCATGGTTGTTGGTTTTACATGGCACCTAAGAGAGCCTTACGAAGGTGAGCATTTCTACACTAGTGAAATGACCGAATTTCAAAAAAACAACGCCTTTAAAAGCATCCTTCCCGGAGGCGCAAATCATGACTATTATAAGGAAAAACTTAACAAAGTAGCCGAAGTGGCCAATAATATGATTGGTTCAGACGGAAAGAAAGTCCCATTTATCTTTAGGCCTTTCCACGAATTTGACGGCAATTGGTTTTGGTGGGGAGAAGCCTATTGCACGGCCCAAGAGTTTAAAACGGCATGGCAGTTTACCGTCACTTACCTTAAGGACACTTTAAACGTGGACAACATTTTATTTGCCTTTGCCCCAGATAATCAATTTAATTCTTCCGTAGAATATTTGTCTAGATATCCTGGCGATGCTTATGTTGACATCTTAGGAATGGACAACTATGGCGATTTCAACAATCAAGGGCAAGGTGGTGTGACCGCTGCCAACAACAAGCTTAAAATCGTTTCGGATTTGGCTAAGGAGAAGGTAAAAATTGCCGCCCTCACGGAAACTGGCTATTTTGTAACCCCTGGAGAAAACAATCCAATTTCCAACTTCTATTCTACAAATCTATACAACGCCATTTCCGAAAACAACAACCATGTTGCGTATATGATGTTTTGGAGCAACAGCGAAAATACGTATTGCACCCCTGTACCTGGACAATCGGACGTGGCAGATTTTATAGAATTTACAGACAAGTCTAAATCTACGCTGGAAAGCGAACTTCCAGACATGTATTCATTACCATAA
- a CDS encoding beta-mannanase, protein MRIYPTLLLSLLMAFSCKENAKEQTVAEDNKSTSEIALNDVPLIQVKDSKFYKGDQPYYFVGANYWYGPLIGAKNGGDRERLIKELDLMKSIGIDNLRILAGAEGDGGDSRVHPALQPEQGVYNEDLLDGLDFLMAEMRKRNMYAILYLNNNWIWSGGMSEYLKWNGYGEVPNPFLEQYTWDQYMNYTKQFHSCEPCKEAFYKHVKFIMRRTNAYTGLKYTEDNTIMSWQVANEPRVLMTPDHEEAFSGWLKQTVDLMESLDSVHLISTGAEGKASYLQDLAMYERLHDNPNIDYLTMHMWPKNWGWYDINNEQVTTQESIEKANAYMNEHIAIAQKQQKPIVMSEFGFPREKESLSLDASIENRNTFYNAIFNRIADSKAKQGVLAGLNFWGFAGYAKTNPSNGKWQHGDDFSADPPQEPQGLNSVFASDTSTLELIKKANDSLLK, encoded by the coding sequence ATGCGAATTTACCCAACTCTATTACTATCATTGCTCATGGCTTTTTCTTGTAAAGAGAATGCCAAAGAGCAAACTGTTGCAGAAGACAACAAGTCCACTAGCGAAATTGCCCTTAACGACGTGCCTTTAATTCAGGTTAAGGATTCAAAATTTTACAAAGGCGACCAACCCTACTATTTCGTAGGCGCCAATTATTGGTACGGACCGCTTATTGGTGCCAAAAATGGTGGCGACAGAGAGCGCTTGATCAAGGAGCTCGACCTCATGAAATCTATAGGAATTGATAACCTTAGAATTTTAGCTGGCGCCGAAGGTGATGGTGGCGACTCTAGAGTGCATCCTGCCCTGCAGCCTGAACAAGGTGTTTACAACGAGGATTTGCTGGACGGCCTTGATTTCCTTATGGCCGAAATGCGCAAACGCAACATGTACGCCATTTTATATTTGAACAACAACTGGATTTGGTCCGGAGGAATGTCCGAATACTTGAAATGGAACGGTTACGGCGAAGTTCCTAACCCATTCTTGGAACAATATACTTGGGACCAATATATGAACTATACCAAGCAGTTCCACAGTTGCGAACCATGTAAAGAAGCTTTTTACAAGCATGTGAAATTCATCATGAGAAGAACCAACGCCTACACCGGTTTGAAATACACCGAAGACAATACCATTATGTCCTGGCAGGTTGCCAACGAACCTCGTGTATTAATGACTCCAGATCATGAGGAAGCTTTTTCTGGCTGGCTCAAACAAACTGTTGATCTTATGGAATCTTTGGATTCTGTACACCTCATCTCAACCGGGGCTGAAGGAAAAGCAAGTTACCTGCAAGATCTTGCAATGTATGAGAGATTACACGACAATCCAAACATCGATTACTTGACCATGCATATGTGGCCAAAAAACTGGGGATGGTATGATATTAACAATGAACAAGTAACCACACAAGAATCCATTGAAAAAGCCAATGCCTATATGAATGAACATATTGCTATTGCCCAAAAACAACAAAAACCAATCGTGATGTCGGAGTTTGGATTTCCAAGAGAAAAAGAAAGTCTTTCTCTAGACGCTTCCATCGAAAATAGAAATACCTTCTATAATGCCATTTTCAATAGAATTGCGGACAGCAAAGCGAAACAAGGTGTATTGGCCGGCTTGAACTTTTGGGGCTTTGCAGGCTACGCCAAAACCAATCCTTCAAACGGAAAATGGCAACATGGCGACGACTTTAGTGCCGATCCTCCACAAGAACCACAAGGTTTGAATTCGGTGTTTGCCTCAGACACTTCAACTTTAGAATTGATCAAAAAAGCAAATGACAGTCTACTTAAATAG
- a CDS encoding sialate O-acetylesterase — protein sequence MRNLFFIASFLIVQGIWANISLPAIFSEHMVLQQNANVKFWGWAAPDEEVVIQPSWTSEIYKVKANVQAQWEMEIQTPKAGEGYFIVISGYNTIEIKDVLIGEVWLCSGQSNMEMSPAWGIKNNDEVAKANVPNIRFFRVTKTTSIYPQNNLPGRWEVCTPETMKNNSAVAYFFAQQLQSKILDTPVGLVVSAWGGTPIEAWTPEETILENPVLREAAQKLTPVPYGPVEPARIFNAMIQPLVGYQLAGALWYQGEANVGADIYDTSLEAMIQSWRKLWSAEFPFYYVQIAPYNYGEDIYSAVKIRNAQRKVLHRVSNIGMVVIDDVSTVDDIHPKDKKSVGVRLANLALNKHYNAIDVVAEGPLFEKVDFDGKRAVLIFKNNDGLYLSSSESLFEIAGDDKVFYKANVKLVNGKVELKSKEVKTPKYVRFGWNNSYQSNLFNGAQLPASCFTTE from the coding sequence ATGCGTAACTTATTTTTTATTGCGAGTTTTTTGATTGTTCAGGGAATTTGGGCAAATATCAGTTTGCCGGCCATATTTTCAGAGCATATGGTCTTGCAACAAAATGCCAATGTGAAATTTTGGGGTTGGGCGGCGCCAGATGAAGAAGTGGTGATCCAGCCATCGTGGACTTCTGAAATCTATAAGGTAAAAGCCAATGTTCAGGCCCAATGGGAAATGGAGATTCAAACACCTAAGGCTGGAGAAGGTTATTTTATTGTTATTTCAGGATATAATACCATTGAAATTAAAGATGTTTTGATTGGTGAGGTTTGGCTGTGCTCCGGGCAGTCCAATATGGAAATGTCTCCCGCCTGGGGTATTAAAAACAATGATGAGGTAGCTAAGGCCAATGTGCCTAACATACGTTTTTTTAGGGTGACCAAAACAACGTCTATCTACCCTCAAAATAATCTTCCAGGAAGATGGGAGGTGTGCACGCCTGAGACTATGAAAAACAACAGTGCCGTGGCCTATTTCTTTGCGCAACAGCTCCAAAGTAAAATACTAGATACTCCTGTTGGTTTGGTAGTGTCCGCTTGGGGAGGAACGCCTATTGAAGCATGGACTCCAGAAGAAACTATACTTGAAAATCCTGTTTTAAGAGAAGCGGCTCAAAAATTAACACCTGTGCCTTATGGACCAGTGGAGCCTGCACGGATCTTTAATGCTATGATACAGCCTTTGGTAGGCTATCAATTGGCGGGTGCTCTTTGGTATCAAGGAGAAGCCAATGTTGGGGCCGATATCTATGATACGTCTCTAGAAGCGATGATTCAATCTTGGAGAAAATTGTGGAGTGCCGAATTTCCATTTTACTATGTGCAAATAGCGCCTTATAATTATGGGGAGGATATCTATTCGGCAGTGAAAATTAGAAACGCTCAACGCAAGGTTTTGCACCGTGTTTCCAATATCGGAATGGTGGTCATTGATGATGTGTCTACGGTAGATGATATTCACCCTAAGGATAAAAAGTCTGTTGGGGTGAGGTTGGCCAATTTAGCTTTAAACAAGCATTATAATGCAATTGATGTGGTTGCAGAAGGACCTTTGTTTGAAAAAGTAGATTTTGATGGAAAAAGGGCTGTTTTGATTTTTAAAAATAATGATGGTCTCTATCTGTCATCCTCGGAATCTTTGTTTGAAATTGCTGGAGACGATAAAGTGTTTTACAAGGCAAACGTAAAGTTGGTGAATGGAAAAGTGGAATTAAAATCGAAGGAAGTTAAAACGCCAAAATATGTAAGGTTTGGTTGGAACAATTCCTATCAATCCAATTTGTTTAACGGTGCCCAGTTGCCGGCTTCTTGTTTTACTACAGAATAA
- the mgrA gene encoding L-glyceraldehyde 3-phosphate reductase has translation MYTASEKRYDTMEYRRCGNSGLLLPELSLGLWHNFGHVDQFDKGKQILHTAFDKGITHFDLANNYGPPPGSAEENFGKIMKKSFASYRDEMVISTKAGYLMWPGPYGEWGSKKYLVASLDQSLKRMGLEYVDIFYSHRPDPNTPLEETMKALDLIVRQGKALYVGISSYSAEDTKKVVEILKDLGTPCLIHQPRYNMMDRWVEGGLLEVLKDEGVGCIPFSPLEQGILTSKYLKGIPEDSRAAKSTGFLQLDQVTAEKVSKAQKLSAIAEDRGQSLAQMAVAWLLKDERVTSVLVGVSSEKQLLDNLGALENKTFLTSELEAIETILNDTNA, from the coding sequence ATGTATACGGCTTCCGAAAAACGATATGATACCATGGAGTATCGTAGATGTGGAAACAGTGGTTTGTTGTTGCCTGAATTGTCACTGGGCTTGTGGCATAATTTTGGGCATGTGGACCAATTTGACAAGGGAAAGCAAATTTTGCACACAGCTTTCGATAAAGGGATTACCCATTTTGATTTGGCCAACAACTATGGTCCACCTCCAGGATCTGCCGAGGAGAACTTTGGGAAAATCATGAAGAAAAGCTTCGCTTCCTACAGAGATGAAATGGTTATTTCTACCAAGGCAGGCTATTTAATGTGGCCGGGGCCTTATGGAGAATGGGGATCCAAAAAGTATTTGGTGGCTAGTTTAGATCAAAGCTTAAAGCGAATGGGCTTGGAGTACGTGGACATTTTTTATAGTCACAGGCCAGATCCAAACACGCCTTTAGAGGAGACTATGAAGGCTTTGGATTTAATCGTACGGCAAGGAAAGGCCTTGTATGTGGGAATCTCTTCTTACAGTGCTGAGGATACCAAAAAAGTGGTTGAAATATTGAAGGATTTGGGAACGCCTTGTTTGATTCATCAGCCAAGATATAACATGATGGACCGTTGGGTTGAGGGTGGTTTGTTGGAGGTTTTGAAAGATGAAGGAGTAGGTTGTATTCCTTTTTCTCCTTTGGAACAGGGTATCTTGACTTCTAAATATTTGAAAGGGATTCCTGAGGATTCCAGAGCGGCTAAAAGTACCGGGTTCCTTCAGTTGGATCAGGTTACAGCTGAAAAAGTGTCCAAGGCCCAAAAACTGAGCGCAATTGCTGAAGATAGAGGGCAAAGCTTGGCGCAAATGGCGGTTGCTTGGTTGTTGAAGGATGAGCGGGTGACTTCTGTTTTGGTAGGGGTTAGCAGTGAAAAACAGTTATTGGACAATCTCGGAGCTTTGGAAAATAAAACCTTTTTAACTTCGGAATTGGAAGCGATTGAAACCATTTTAAATGATACAAATGCGTAA
- a CDS encoding SGNH/GDSL hydrolase family protein: protein MKLKYILGLLGLMFVSCKPEQNTEKKFMPSNARFEYKGRVAMHDNGDRALVGSASSVAFGVKGDSVTVYLKSQFRPRNYVVITIDGEYQERYTIKGDSVNKMVLKLDGKESHYIEIFKATEAASGEVIFKGIEAEALLPIENKASLSIEFIGDSITCGALADNSGIPCHEGEYIDQHNAYLAYGPRVARALNADFVLSSVSGMGMYRNWNDENIDEPIMPQVYENLYLNRDASKPYDFSFQPDLVSICLGTNDMSSGDGVKERLPFNAEKFTDNYINFVKMIYGHYPNTKIALLNSPMIQGENNEVLVNCLEKVQSYFKENMQKEIAVFQFDTLYVNGCNYHPSVEENEIMAQQLVPFYQEILNKN from the coding sequence ATGAAACTAAAATATATTTTGGGGCTGTTAGGGCTCATGTTTGTGAGTTGTAAACCCGAACAAAATACGGAGAAGAAATTTATGCCTTCCAATGCTCGATTTGAATATAAGGGCCGGGTAGCCATGCATGATAATGGGGACAGAGCCTTGGTAGGATCGGCGTCTTCAGTGGCTTTTGGAGTAAAGGGAGATTCGGTGACGGTGTATTTGAAGTCTCAATTTAGGCCGCGAAATTATGTGGTGATTACTATTGATGGGGAATATCAAGAAAGGTATACTATTAAAGGCGATAGTGTTAACAAAATGGTGCTTAAATTAGATGGAAAAGAAAGCCATTACATAGAAATTTTTAAAGCCACCGAAGCGGCCAGTGGTGAAGTGATATTTAAAGGAATCGAAGCCGAAGCATTGCTTCCTATTGAAAATAAAGCATCCTTATCCATTGAGTTTATTGGAGATTCTATTACCTGTGGCGCGTTAGCCGATAATAGTGGCATTCCTTGTCATGAAGGAGAATATATCGATCAACATAATGCCTATTTGGCTTATGGGCCAAGAGTGGCAAGAGCTTTGAATGCTGATTTTGTGCTAAGTTCGGTGTCTGGTATGGGAATGTACCGTAATTGGAATGATGAAAATATAGACGAGCCTATTATGCCGCAGGTCTATGAAAATTTATATCTCAATAGAGATGCTTCAAAACCCTATGATTTTTCGTTTCAACCAGACTTGGTAAGCATTTGTTTGGGCACGAACGATATGTCCAGTGGAGATGGCGTGAAAGAGCGTTTGCCATTTAATGCAGAAAAGTTTACGGACAATTACATTAACTTCGTGAAAATGATTTACGGTCATTATCCCAATACAAAAATTGCATTGCTCAATAGCCCGATGATTCAGGGAGAAAACAATGAGGTTTTGGTCAATTGTCTTGAAAAAGTGCAATCTTATTTCAAGGAAAATATGCAAAAGGAGATTGCTGTTTTTCAGTTCGACACCTTGTATGTTAATGGCTGTAACTACCACCCAAGTGTTGAAGAAAATGAAATCATGGCACAACAGTTAGTGCCGTTCTATCAAGAAATTCTGAATAAAAACTAA
- a CDS encoding YceI family protein, whose product MKKITFTSSILSIVLGLFLCCASFNASAQTFTLNNSSSKLTVEGTSSLHDWEEVAEKQKGSIVINNSGSEPSISSLAIEIEAESLKSGKSAMDKNTYTALKTKSHKTISFKLTKVKSISKVSDGKFKVSSTGDLSIAGVTNSTDLDFTMEISGNTVKLNGAKSFKMSTFKIDPPTAVFGTVKTGDEVTIKFNSVLSQ is encoded by the coding sequence ATGAAAAAAATTACTTTTACAAGCAGCATTTTAAGCATTGTCTTGGGACTTTTCCTTTGTTGTGCTTCTTTTAATGCATCAGCCCAAACATTTACGTTAAACAATTCTTCTTCAAAATTGACTGTGGAAGGAACTTCAAGTTTACATGATTGGGAAGAAGTTGCCGAAAAGCAGAAAGGCAGCATTGTTATTAACAATTCAGGCTCGGAACCTTCGATTAGTTCCCTTGCAATTGAAATTGAAGCCGAAAGTTTAAAAAGCGGTAAATCTGCTATGGACAAAAACACCTACACGGCTTTAAAAACCAAATCGCACAAAACCATCAGTTTTAAACTCACCAAAGTAAAAAGCATTTCAAAAGTGAGCGATGGCAAATTCAAAGTTAGCTCTACGGGAGATTTAAGTATAGCCGGGGTGACCAACTCAACCGATTTGGACTTCACTATGGAAATAAGTGGCAACACGGTAAAACTTAACGGGGCAAAATCCTTTAAAATGTCCACGTTTAAAATTGACCCTCCCACAGCGGTTTTTGGCACCGTTAAAACAGGAGATGAAGTAACCATTAAGTTCAATTCTGTTCTAAGCCAATAA
- a CDS encoding YceI family protein — MKKFVLPTLVFLCILLCVSSSTGNYKINVKIHPDSKLTIVGNTNINKFNCGFDSKTLEEAIPVEFRKKGDNILFKKANLKLNTYLFDCGKKLINKDFQDLIKAETYPDIYLILKEVIPSASDKKLVEAKVDFKIAGKTKEYTVPVTYDGKDDLSISGKLQLNIRDFDLENPKKLMGLIKVDDVITINFNLHIDTI; from the coding sequence ATGAAAAAGTTTGTATTACCTACGCTAGTTTTTTTATGCATTTTACTCTGTGTATCGTCCTCAACCGGAAATTACAAAATCAATGTAAAAATACACCCAGATAGCAAACTTACTATCGTAGGTAACACAAACATCAATAAATTTAATTGTGGCTTCGACTCAAAAACCTTAGAAGAAGCCATCCCAGTTGAGTTCAGAAAAAAGGGAGATAATATCCTTTTCAAAAAAGCAAACCTTAAGCTGAACACTTATCTTTTTGACTGTGGAAAAAAACTCATCAACAAGGATTTCCAGGATTTAATCAAAGCAGAAACCTATCCAGATATTTATTTAATCTTAAAAGAAGTCATTCCTTCTGCATCCGATAAAAAGCTGGTAGAAGCTAAAGTAGACTTTAAAATTGCAGGCAAAACTAAGGAATACACCGTTCCTGTAACCTACGACGGAAAAGACGACTTATCCATTTCAGGAAAATTGCAATTGAATATTCGCGACTTCGACTTGGAAAACCCTAAAAAACTTATGGGATTAATTAAAGTTGATGATGTTATCACCATCAATTTCAATTTGCATATCGACACTATTTAA
- a CDS encoding N-acetylglucosamine kinase, translating into MVVIADSGSSKCDWVFYEIGCKPIKIRTRGLNPSISNKNALLDILKKTHEVLLYGEKVRQVYFYGAGCNTVESKNMMKDVLVAVFPNAVFDVEEDVMAAVKATVNGKPGVVCILGTGSNACYFDGTEIITKVPSLGYVLMDEGSGNYFGRELLKHYYYQRMPEDLRMAFSKQFSLEEKDVLHRLYKCDAPNKYLAQFAPFLVEHKSHEFARELLVHGFSAFIDNQLIQYSEELKTNRLYFVGSIAFYAQDILQEVLSGYGFKAQGVVKCPMDNLVQAMLSGNSVQLK; encoded by the coding sequence ATGGTCGTTATTGCAGACAGTGGTTCTTCTAAATGTGATTGGGTATTTTATGAAATTGGCTGTAAGCCCATCAAGATTAGAACCCGGGGATTAAACCCATCTATATCCAACAAAAATGCCTTGTTGGATATTTTAAAGAAAACTCATGAGGTTTTGTTGTATGGGGAAAAGGTGCGTCAAGTTTATTTTTATGGAGCCGGATGCAATACGGTTGAGAGCAAAAATATGATGAAAGATGTTTTGGTGGCAGTGTTCCCTAATGCTGTTTTTGATGTGGAAGAAGATGTCATGGCGGCTGTAAAAGCTACTGTGAACGGCAAACCGGGAGTTGTGTGCATTTTGGGGACGGGCTCTAATGCGTGTTATTTTGATGGTACTGAAATTATAACCAAAGTGCCTTCGTTGGGATATGTTTTGATGGATGAAGGCAGCGGTAATTATTTTGGTAGGGAGCTATTAAAACATTATTACTATCAACGAATGCCGGAAGATTTGAGAATGGCATTTTCGAAGCAATTTTCTCTGGAGGAGAAGGATGTGCTCCATAGGTTGTATAAGTGTGATGCGCCTAACAAATACTTAGCGCAATTTGCTCCATTTTTAGTAGAACATAAGTCGCATGAGTTTGCACGAGAGTTATTGGTTCACGGCTTTTCAGCGTTTATTGATAACCAATTGATTCAATATTCGGAAGAACTGAAAACTAATCGGCTTTACTTTGTAGGCTCGATAGCGTTCTATGCACAAGATATTCTACAGGAAGTTCTTTCTGGATATGGTTTTAAGGCCCAGGGCGTTGTAAAATGTCCTATGGATAATTTGGTTCAAGCGATGTTAAGCGGCAATTCAGTGCAACTTAAATAG
- a CDS encoding beta-N-acetylhexosaminidase: METYNLMPWPSEIREHNTRLVVDSELTISINGNSKGRVYTTATKFLRRLSGRTGVFLDQGFPVEDAQGTIQIAFDEVSNLTIETDESYSLEIKENNVLIKAKTDVGAMRALETLLQTVASNETQYYFPGLSINDQPRFVWRGLMIDVARHFQPVDVLKRNLDAMASVKMNVFHWHLIDDQGFRIESKVFPELTELASDGLFYTQEQIKDVVAYADKLGIRVVPEFDVPGHASAILTAFPELGSKPGYVYEVERYSGVFDPTLDPTNDKTYMFLERLFTEMTPLFPDAYFHIGGDENEGKHWDENEQIQKFKQKHKLKTNHDLQTYFNIKLEVILNKLGKKLMGWDEIMTENMPTTAVIHSWRGENEGFSKGETMIAAAKSGYNTVLSDGFYIDRMQSVVEHYSVEPIGDAKLTTEERKRILGGEVTMWSELVTPLTIDSRIWPRTAAIAERFWSPKEVNDVDLMLPRLDEVSFRLEELGITHLKNRDVILRMMTNNQNIQPLVEMSNICEPLEIYTRNENGTEYKTYSPFTLFADACVADAVDKFAIKKSVQNFVANPSDKSKQSVLEWLHVWEVNHQEMEKIQNLPNVQPLLPLSESLSETASLLAKILNDKQVSQKQLGELKALIQALKAPYVDVELVIAEDLEELVLFAEQNYLRK; this comes from the coding sequence ATGGAAACATACAATCTGATGCCTTGGCCATCAGAGATTAGGGAACATAATACTAGGTTGGTTGTTGACTCAGAACTTACTATTTCCATTAACGGAAATAGTAAGGGACGTGTTTATACGACGGCTACAAAGTTTTTAAGACGATTGTCTGGGAGAACAGGTGTGTTCCTTGACCAAGGATTTCCTGTGGAAGATGCTCAGGGAACGATTCAAATTGCATTTGATGAGGTTTCCAATTTAACCATTGAAACAGACGAATCGTATTCTTTGGAGATTAAGGAGAATAATGTTTTGATAAAAGCCAAAACCGATGTTGGTGCTATGAGGGCCTTGGAAACCTTGCTGCAAACAGTGGCTTCCAATGAAACTCAATACTACTTTCCAGGGCTTTCCATTAATGATCAGCCGCGTTTTGTTTGGCGAGGTTTGATGATTGATGTAGCGAGACATTTTCAGCCAGTAGATGTTTTAAAGCGAAATTTAGACGCCATGGCTTCCGTGAAAATGAATGTGTTTCATTGGCATTTGATAGATGATCAAGGTTTTCGGATAGAGTCTAAGGTGTTTCCTGAGCTTACGGAATTGGCTTCAGATGGTTTGTTTTATACCCAAGAACAAATCAAGGATGTGGTGGCATATGCAGATAAGTTAGGGATTCGCGTGGTGCCTGAATTTGATGTACCCGGGCATGCCTCGGCTATTTTAACGGCTTTTCCAGAACTAGGGAGTAAGCCTGGGTATGTGTATGAGGTGGAACGTTATTCTGGAGTTTTTGACCCTACGTTGGATCCGACAAATGATAAAACCTATATGTTCTTGGAGCGTTTGTTTACAGAAATGACTCCTTTGTTTCCGGATGCCTATTTTCATATTGGTGGAGACGAGAATGAAGGCAAACATTGGGATGAGAATGAGCAAATTCAAAAGTTTAAGCAAAAACATAAATTGAAGACGAATCATGATCTTCAAACCTATTTCAATATTAAGTTAGAGGTTATTCTGAATAAATTAGGCAAAAAGTTGATGGGCTGGGATGAAATCATGACAGAAAACATGCCAACAACGGCGGTAATTCATTCTTGGAGAGGCGAAAATGAAGGATTTTCAAAAGGAGAAACAATGATTGCTGCAGCCAAGTCGGGCTACAATACGGTATTGTCCGATGGATTTTATATCGATAGGATGCAATCTGTGGTGGAGCATTATTCGGTAGAGCCCATTGGCGATGCCAAATTGACTACTGAAGAGCGTAAACGTATTTTGGGTGGTGAAGTAACGATGTGGAGTGAATTGGTAACACCGTTGACAATTGATTCTAGAATTTGGCCAAGAACGGCAGCTATTGCTGAACGATTTTGGTCACCAAAGGAAGTGAATGATGTTGATTTGATGTTACCTCGTCTTGATGAGGTGAGTTTTAGATTGGAGGAATTGGGGATCACACATCTCAAAAACCGTGATGTCATTTTAAGAATGATGACCAATAATCAAAATATTCAGCCGTTGGTTGAAATGTCAAATATTTGTGAGCCTTTAGAAATTTATACAAGAAATGAAAACGGTACCGAGTACAAAACCTATTCGCCATTTACTTTGTTTGCAGATGCTTGTGTTGCCGATGCAGTAGACAAGTTTGCAATTAAGAAAAGTGTTCAAAACTTCGTAGCGAATCCTTCCGATAAGTCTAAACAAAGCGTGTTGGAGTGGTTGCATGTTTGGGAGGTAAATCATCAGGAAATGGAGAAAATTCAAAATTTGCCAAATGTTCAGCCACTTCTCCCATTGTCTGAATCTTTAAGTGAAACAGCGTCATTGTTGGCTAAAATCCTTAATGATAAGCAGGTTTCCCAAAAGCAGTTGGGGGAACTAAAGGCATTAATACAAGCACTTAAAGCGCCATATGTGGATGTGGAACTTGTGATTGCTGAAGATTTGGAAGAACTGGTGCTGTTCGCTGAACAAAACTACTTAAGAAAATAG